CCAGCGCACTTTACTTGCTTCTTTTGCTCTTTTTGAGCTTGAGATCAAAGGGTGGCGCCGAGTCCTTAGGCTCTACTGGACTAGTTCAAGTGTTCATTTTGATGATTTTGGTGATTCATGGAGTGGTCTTACATGAATCTGTTTTTACCGCCCAAGGTTTTGTATTTGGTTTTGCTCAAGACTTATCTCTCATTGCATGGGTTGGGCTTGCCTTTTATTGGTTTCAGTCCTGGTTCTTGCCGATTGCCAGTCTGCGTTGGCTTGCCGTTCTGTTTGCCTTGGTCTGCTCGTTGTTGCCAAGCTTATTTCCTGGAAATCTGATCTCTCCTAAGGCGGTTTCTGACCCTTGGTTTAAAGGGCATTTTATTGTGGCAACGATCTCAGTTGGTTTGCTCAGCTTGGCCGCCATGCATGCTATGCTTATGAGCATTCAGGACCGCGCCTTACATCGCCAGCTTGCTATTGTTCCCGATAGCCGAGTAGCGCATTGGTTGGAAGATTTGCCGCCTCTCATGACTATGGAAAGCTTGTTATTTAATTTGCTGTATGTTGGTTTTGCACTCTTAAGCTTGACAGTATTTTCTGGTCTACTTTTCTCTCAAACATTGTTTGGTAGACCCTTGGTCTTTGACCATAAAACCATCTTTGCTTTAATTTCTTGGTTTTTATTCGCGGGCCTGTTGTTGGCGCGTTGGCGAGTGGGCTTGCGAGGCCGGGCTGCGATTAGGTGGGTATTAAGCGCGTACACAGCTTTGTTACTTGCTTATGTAGGTAGTCGTTTTGTTTTAGAAGTGATTCTTCAAAGAGCATGACCCTTGATTAAATGGCTTTTATTAATTGCGATCGGGTATTTTTTCTATCGCTGGCTCAAGCTGCAAAAGCAAGCCAAAGAGAATGTAAATAATCCCTCCAAACCTATGTCAGATAAGGCTTTGGATTCAGAGCCAGTAGTCCAATGCCAGTCTTGCCAAGTGCATCTTCCAAGATCCGAGGCGCAGATCTATGACTCCCGTTTTTATTGCTCACAAGAGCATCTCAAAAGCATGGATGAGCAAGGTTGGCTTGGTAATGCGCATTGGCGTTTATCACCCAATCAAGATGATCGACCTGAAGAAGTGCGGCCTGATTTAGTGGTAATCCATCATATTAGCCTGCCACCCGGAGAATTTAAATCTGGCGAGGCTACTCAGTACGTCGTAGATTTTTTTCAAAATAAATTAAATCCCAATGAGCATCCATATTTTGCACAGATTGCCGATCAAAAAGTATCTAGCCATTTTTTGATTAGCAGATCTGGTGAGTTGTTTCAGTTTGTTTCCATTCAAAAGAAAGCTTGGCATGCAGGAGTTTCTTTCTTTAAGGGTCGAGAAAAGTGCAATGACTTTTCAATCGGAATTGAGCTCGAAGGTGATGGAGACACCCAATTTGAGCAGGCCCAGTATGAAACACTTGCCAATCTTGTCCGTGAACTAGCAGTGCGTTACCAGCATCTGCAATTTGCTGGACATAGTGATATCGCCCCGACTCGAAAGACAGATCCTGGAATCTTCTTTGATTGGAAAAGATTCCAAAATGACGCAGGTATTTCTTCCGATCGGCTTCCATACGGAATTGCTAAGCGTTAATCCTTTTTGTTTGTGAGCGTACGCTTACTTTTTTAGCCTTTTCCTAAAACGGTCTAAAAACTACGCACCAAAATAACCCTCAAATTGCTGAATTGCTTAGTAAAAATACTGATAAGTTTTTGTCAGAAAAACCTTACCAAACACTCAATATTTCCCTATACTTAGTGCCTAATACACTTTAAAATACTAGATGTAGTGTTTTAACCAAGCAATACTTCATTGTTTTTTAACGATTTTTTGTCCAAATTACTATATAGACGAGCAGGAGCAACATGACATGCGCCAATCCACAGACAGCAGGCCAAACACCCGGAGCAAATAACCCAGGAATGAGCCCTGCAGGAACAATGAATCAAGCTCCTTCTGCTAGTTTTGTAGCCGGTGGTGTTGGTGGTACTCAGGCAATCCAATTGTCTGAGTACAAAATTATTCGTCGTAACGGCTCAGTGGTGGCTTTTGAGCCATCCAAGATTGCAATTGCAGTAACAAAAGCATTTTTGGCGGTTAACGGTGGCCAAGGGGCTGCTTCTGCGCGAGTGCGTGAGCAAGTTGAGCAGCTTACTCATTCAGTAGTGCGTGCTTTGTTGCGTAGTCGTCCGAATGGCGGAACATTCCACATTGAAGATATTCAAGACCAAGTTGAATTGGCTTTGATGCGCAGTGGCGAGCACAACGTTGCGCGTGCATATGTTCTTTACCGTGAAAAACGCAATCAAGAGCGCGCTGCTCAACAAGAAGTTTCTCAAGATGCTCAAACAGCAAACCAAACTGCTGAGTCAGGTATTAAGGTAACCGACAATGGTGTCGAGAAGTGGCTGGATATGGCTGCCTTGCGGACTGTGATTGAGGCCGCTTGTGAAGGCTTGGGCAATCATATTGATGCCACTCCAATTATTACTGAAACGATTAAGAATTTGTATGATGGTGTGCCGATGGCGCAAGTATATGACTCTGCAATCTTGGCCTCACGTACATTAATTGAAAAAGATCCTGCATACAGTCAGGTAACCGCTCGCATCTTAATGCACGTGATTCGCAAAGAGATCTTAGGTAGGGAAGTATTACAAGGTGATATGCAGGCTGAGTACACCACCTATTTCGCTAAGTACATTAACGAAGGTATTTCTGCCGAATTGCTAGACCCACGTATGCGTGAGTTTGACTTGCCACGTCTGGCAGCAGCTTTGAATGCCAGCCGTGACTTGCAGTTTAACTATCTCGGTTTACAAACTTTGTATGACCGCTATTTCTTGCACATTGAAGATCGCCGTATTGAGATGCCACAAGCGTTCTTTATGCGTGTTGCAATGGGCTTGGCCTTAAATGAATTAGACCGCGAGCGTCGGGCTATTGAGTTCTATGAAATTCTCTCGACATTTGATTTCATGTCCAGCACTCCAACCTTATTCAACTCAGCGACAACTCGTCCGCAGCTCTCTAGCTGCTACTTGACTACTGTTGAGGATGATCTTGATGGCATCTATGAAGCACTAAAAGAAAATGCTTTGTTGTCTAAATTTGCTGGTGGCTTGGGTAATGACTGGACCAATGTTCGCGCATTGGGCAGCCATATCAAAGGTACTAACGGTAAATCACAAGGTGTAGTGCCCTTCCTAAAGGTGGTCAATGACACAGCTGTTGCTGTGAACCAAGGCGGTAAGCGTAAAGGTGCGGTTTGCGCCTACTTAGAAACCTGGCACTTGGATATTGAGGAGTTCTTGGAATTGCGTAAGAACACTGGTGACGACCGTCGCCGTACTCATGATATGAATACCTCTAACTGGATTCCTGACTTGTTCATGAAGCGCGTCATGGAAAACGGTGATTGGACACTGTTCTCGCCATCTAACACTCCAGATTTACATGACAAGTTTGGCAAGGCATTCGAAGAGGCTTATGTTGCTTACGAGCAAAAAGCGGATCGCGGTGAGTTGAAACCATTCCGCCGCATTCCTGCGCAGCAATTGTGGCGCAAGATGCTCGGTATGTTGTTTGAAACTGGCCATCCATGGATCACTTTCAAAGATCCTTGCAATATCCGTAGCCCACAACAACATATCGGTGTTGTGCATTCCTCTAATTTATGTACGGAGATCACCCTCAATACAAACGAGGATGAGATTGCGGTTTGCAACCTGGGTTCTGTGAACTTAACTGCACATATGACTACTGACGCGAACGGTAAGCTGGTTCTAGATCACGAAAAACTCCAAAAAACCGTACGTACTGCAATGCGTATGCTTGATAACGTAATCGACATCAACTACTACGCAGTAGCAAAGGCACGTAATTCCAACTTGAAGCACCGTCCAGTTGGAATGGGCATCATGGGCTTCCAGGATTGCTTACATATGCAACGCATTCCTTATGCAAGCGATGAGGCAGTGAAGTTTGCCGATTCTTCAATGGAAGCAGTTTGCTACTATGCTTACCAAGCTTCTAGCGAATTAGCTGAAGAGCGTGGCGTTTACAGTACTTATAAAGGTTCTTTATGGGACCGTGGCATTCTCCCGCAAGATTCAGTAGCTTTGTTGGCTGCTGAGCGCGGTGGTTATGTTGAGGTGGATAATTCCTCTACCATGGATTGGAATAACTTGCGTGCCCGTATTAAGCAACACGGCATGCGTAATTCTAATTGCGTAGCGATTGCTCCAACGGCAACGATTTCCAATATTATTGGCGTTTCAGCTTGTATTGAGCTTACCTTCCAGAACTTGTTTGTGAAATCTAACCTTTCAGGTGAGTTCACAGTGGTTAATGAGTACCTGGTACGTGATTTGAAAGATCGTGGCCTGTGGGATGAGGTGATGATTGCTGATTTGAAGTACTTTGACGGTACTTTGTCCAAGATTGATCGCATTCCACAAGATTTGCGCGATTTGTACGCAACCGCCTTCGAAGTAGAGCCAAGCTGGTTGGTTGAGGCAGCTTCTCGTCGTCAGAAGTGGATCGACCAAGCTCAGTCACTAAACATCTACATGGCTGGTGCATCTGGCAAGAAACTCGATGACACTTACAAGTTGGCATGGTTACGTGGCCTCAAAACTACTTATTACTTGCGCACTATGGCTGCAACTCACGTCGAGAAATCAACTGTTGCCAGCGGTCAATTGAACTCTGTATCCAGTGGTGGCGGGGTGAATGGTACCGATGCAGCTGCAGTTGCTAATGCTGCAGGCGCAGTAGAGGCGGATGGTCCAGTTTGCACAATGCGTCCAGGTGATGCAGGATTTGAAGAATGTGAAGCATGCCAATAAGCCATTTGCTTATTGGCCACAAATAGAAGAATTTAGGAGAAAGTTATGTTGAATTGGGATGAGGAAGTTGCTCCAGCACTGGCGAAAGCTGGGTTTGCACCGCAGCCGGTTGCAGTGGAGCCACAACGTCCACAGCCAGATCAAGCTGCAATGCCTGCACAAGATCAAAGTGCGCCTGCTGTGGGCGCAGCTATTGGCGCGGAAATGCGTCGTGTGAATGTGGCTGATAAGCGCGTGATTAATGCCAAGACTGACGTTAATCAGTTGGTTCCGTTTAAATATAAATGGGCTTGGGAGAAATATTTAGCTGGTTGTGCAAACCACTGGATGC
This genomic interval from Polynucleobacter necessarius contains the following:
- a CDS encoding ribonucleoside-diphosphate reductase subunit alpha → MSPAGTMNQAPSASFVAGGVGGTQAIQLSEYKIIRRNGSVVAFEPSKIAIAVTKAFLAVNGGQGAASARVREQVEQLTHSVVRALLRSRPNGGTFHIEDIQDQVELALMRSGEHNVARAYVLYREKRNQERAAQQEVSQDAQTANQTAESGIKVTDNGVEKWLDMAALRTVIEAACEGLGNHIDATPIITETIKNLYDGVPMAQVYDSAILASRTLIEKDPAYSQVTARILMHVIRKEILGREVLQGDMQAEYTTYFAKYINEGISAELLDPRMREFDLPRLAAALNASRDLQFNYLGLQTLYDRYFLHIEDRRIEMPQAFFMRVAMGLALNELDRERRAIEFYEILSTFDFMSSTPTLFNSATTRPQLSSCYLTTVEDDLDGIYEALKENALLSKFAGGLGNDWTNVRALGSHIKGTNGKSQGVVPFLKVVNDTAVAVNQGGKRKGAVCAYLETWHLDIEEFLELRKNTGDDRRRTHDMNTSNWIPDLFMKRVMENGDWTLFSPSNTPDLHDKFGKAFEEAYVAYEQKADRGELKPFRRIPAQQLWRKMLGMLFETGHPWITFKDPCNIRSPQQHIGVVHSSNLCTEITLNTNEDEIAVCNLGSVNLTAHMTTDANGKLVLDHEKLQKTVRTAMRMLDNVIDINYYAVAKARNSNLKHRPVGMGIMGFQDCLHMQRIPYASDEAVKFADSSMEAVCYYAYQASSELAEERGVYSTYKGSLWDRGILPQDSVALLAAERGGYVEVDNSSTMDWNNLRARIKQHGMRNSNCVAIAPTATISNIIGVSACIELTFQNLFVKSNLSGEFTVVNEYLVRDLKDRGLWDEVMIADLKYFDGTLSKIDRIPQDLRDLYATAFEVEPSWLVEAASRRQKWIDQAQSLNIYMAGASGKKLDDTYKLAWLRGLKTTYYLRTMAATHVEKSTVASGQLNSVSSGGGVNGTDAAAVANAAGAVEADGPVCTMRPGDAGFEECEACQ
- the ampD gene encoding 1,6-anhydro-N-acetylmuramyl-L-alanine amidase AmpD; its protein translation is MIKWLLLIAIGYFFYRWLKLQKQAKENVNNPSKPMSDKALDSEPVVQCQSCQVHLPRSEAQIYDSRFYCSQEHLKSMDEQGWLGNAHWRLSPNQDDRPEEVRPDLVVIHHISLPPGEFKSGEATQYVVDFFQNKLNPNEHPYFAQIADQKVSSHFLISRSGELFQFVSIQKKAWHAGVSFFKGREKCNDFSIGIELEGDGDTQFEQAQYETLANLVRELAVRYQHLQFAGHSDIAPTRKTDPGIFFDWKRFQNDAGISSDRLPYGIAKR
- a CDS encoding cytochrome C assembly family protein codes for the protein MDILGHSSYGLLPSALYLLLLLFLSLRSKGGAESLGSTGLVQVFILMILVIHGVVLHESVFTAQGFVFGFAQDLSLIAWVGLAFYWFQSWFLPIASLRWLAVLFALVCSLLPSLFPGNLISPKAVSDPWFKGHFIVATISVGLLSLAAMHAMLMSIQDRALHRQLAIVPDSRVAHWLEDLPPLMTMESLLFNLLYVGFALLSLTVFSGLLFSQTLFGRPLVFDHKTIFALISWFLFAGLLLARWRVGLRGRAAIRWVLSAYTALLLAYVGSRFVLEVILQRA